The window TTACGTAGATACTGCACGGCTCAATGGCATCTGCTGTCCATTTGGCCACAAGGATCGATAGGGAAAAGGGCAGAACATAGTCGAGACTTCCAGTGAGCTCGAACAGAATGACAGCCAGAGTCACAGACAAACGTGTTACTCCACACATGGTTGCACCGGCAGCGATGAGACCATAAACTCCGGGCTGGATACACGTTCCATCCGCTGCGGTTGCACAGCCGCCCCAAACACTCCATTCAGGGGTGGCAAGCACCAACCACTGCGCAAGGTGTCCCACAATCCGTCCCATTAAACCTCCGACAACCATGGAGGGGATATAGATACCGGCAGGAACTTTCTGCTCAAGGGTTAGTATGCCACCTCAGGGCTGCTAAAGGTAATACGGATAATACATACAATTCCAAATGCAATGACAGTCAAGAAACCCTTGATTAAGAAGGCAAGAATGAGCGTCGAGAGAATTGAGGGTATGTCATCCATCGACCTCGGGCAAAGCCCCAGGCCATCGATTCTTGTGCGATCGCACGGAGAAGCCAAGTTGAGGAGCAATTTTTGAACGGAAACTTTGGTCAATGGGTTCCAATAGCTCAGCAGGCCAGTGACAACAGCTACGAGAAACACCTCCAGCATTGGATACGCCTTGATAACCCTGATTCGACGGAACGACTGTGCCCAATACTTGGATGctttgatgaagagggcTCCCATGGCGCCTCCAACAACGCCGACAAAGATGAAAGATCCCAGTTCAAAGTACTCCCAATCAATCAGGTACCGAATCTCAAACATGACGATTTTGTGAGTGCCATAAGGATTCAAGAACTTGAGAGAAAGCGCGGCGATGATACAGGCGAAGAATGTTCGAAAGAGCGTTTTAGCCGGGAAGAAGTATGACACTTCCTCTAGCCCAAATAGCACTCCTCCTAGAGGTGCGCCAAAGGCCACGGCTACACCAGCCGCCGCGGCGGCAGAGAGAACCTCACGCCTCTTGGCATCATTGCGATCGTATTTTGCAAAAAGACGACACGCAATGTTACCAACACAAGTGGCCATATGGACAAACGGGCCTTCCTTACCGATGCTTAATCCCGAAGAGACGCTCAAAATCAGCGACACCATCTTGAAAATCAACGTCCTTAGGCCAAGGAAGCCGTGAAGAACGAAGCCGCTGAGAATGACTCGAACCTCGGCGACACCACTTCCTGCTGCTGAGTAGTAGACCATGGGAGGATTGGCTGGCTTCCTATCAACCACCTGTCGAGGACTGGCACTTTCATCGCCAGGGCTTTCATCCGGTACAGGGTGAGCGCTCTCGGCAGCAAGATTTTCGTCCAAGGTGGTCAAGCGATAAGCTGAGGGAACGACAGTCTTTGTCCACAAGGCCACCCAACAAGAGGCGCAGGCAAGGAGAACGACGCCTCCGACATAAAACAGAAAGTCCGTCCACTTCTCTCCAAAGGGGTGATAACTCAGTGCCTGGGACCAAGTCTTCCATTCTTCACATTCGGTGCGCCCTCTAGGACAGCATCTCTAGACGGTCTATTAGTAAAAGGAGTCAAAGGCCCCTCTTCCCtgagagaaacaagatgCTTCTACCTACTTTTTCGTCAAAATACCAGGCCTTGGTGCAATAACCGT is drawn from Trichoderma atroviride chromosome 7, complete sequence and contains these coding sequences:
- a CDS encoding uncharacterized protein (TransMembrane:10 (i153-171o227-247i329-346o352-368i380-404o416-433i454-474o494-512i552-573o579-603i)); protein product: MAERDGYGSMSQPASPRLSRRPHPMRRQNSANDDERAPLLLNTSRSHMRIHGGAASPGRPNLSRDQSYSEGSPSARHHSRRSSWGQRIVNVFTERSMSESKGSIFPDERVWYDQFTSTDWVHDTIADSYRARGLRSRKDFWGRVLKTVDGSQGWILSALCGCVIALIAYTVDVAESVVFDYKDGYCTKAWYFDEKRCCPRGRTECEEWKTWSQALSYHPFGEKWTDFLFYVGGVVLLACASCWVALWTKTVVPSAYRLTTLDENLAAESAHPVPDESPGDESASPRQVVDRKPANPPMVYYSAAGSGVAEVRVILSGFVLHGFLGLRTLIFKMVSLILSVSSGLSIGKEGPFVHMATCVGNIACRLFAKYDRNDAKRREVLSAAAAAGVAVAFGAPLGGVLFGLEEVSYFFPAKTLFRTFFACIIAALSLKFLNPYGTHKIVMFEIRYLIDWEYFELGSFIFVGVVGGAMGALFIKASKYWAQSFRRIRVIKAYPMLEVFLVAVVTGLLSYWNPLTKVSVQKLLLNLASPCDRTRIDGLGLCPRSMDDIPSILSTLILAFLIKGFLTVIAFGIKVPAGIYIPSMVVGGLMGRIVGHLAQWLVLATPEWSVWGGCATAADGTCIQPGVYGLIAAGATMCGVTRLSVTLAVILFELTGSLDYVLPFSLSILVAKWTADAIEPCSIYDLLTNMNAYPFLNNKDKPIFSGDLSDLVRRYRRERIIDITNSPSVPASSLRSQLEILHLHGELDGGLPILRDNVLVGLIPAPDLQYALDQLQDEGSSHCLMDQVQSFDEDDDIVGPDPTDFTQYIDPVSSR
- a CDS encoding uncharacterized protein (TransMembrane:10 (i153-171o227-247i329-346o352-368i380-404o416-433i454-474o494-512i552-573o579-603i)), with the translated sequence MVYYSAAGSGVAEVRVILSGFVLHGFLGLRTLIFKMVSLILSVSSGLSIGKEGPFVHMATCVGNIACRLFAKYDRNDAKRREVLSAAAAAGVAVAFGAPLGGVLFGLEEVSYFFPAKTLFRTFFACIIAALSLKFLNPYGTHKIVMFEIRYLIDWEYFELGSFIFVGVVGGAMGALFIKASKYWAQSFRRIRVIKAYPMLEVFLVAVVTGLLSYWNPLTKVSVQKLLLNLASPCDRTRIDGLGLCPRSMDDIPSILSTLILAFLIKGFLTVIAFGIKVPAGIYIPSMVVGGLMGRIVGHLAQWLVLATPEWSVWGGCATAADGTCIQPGVYGLIAAGATMCGVTRLSVTLAVILFELTGSLDYVLPFSLSILVAKWTADAIEPCSIYDLLTNMNAYPFLNNKDKPIFSGDLSDLVRRYRRERIIDITNSPSVPASSLRSQLEILHLHGELDGGLPILRDNVLVGLIPAPDLQYALDQLQDEGSSHCLMDQVQSFDEDDDIVGPDPTDFTQYIDPAPVALDIRSPIDLAWECFVKLGLRYICVLRDGKYAGMIHKKTFVKYTRELEDKQGGH
- a CDS encoding uncharacterized protein (TransMembrane:8 (i21-43o55-71i83-107o119-136i157-177o197-215i255-276o282-306i)), which codes for MAERDGYGSMSQPASPRLSRRPHPMRRQNSANDDERAPLLLNTSRSHMRIHGGAASPGRPNLSRDQSYSEGSPSARHHSRRSSWGQRIVNVFTERSMSESKGSIFPDERVWYDQFTSTDWVHDTIADSYRARGLRSRKDFWGRVLKTVDGSQGWILSALCGCVIALIAYTVDVAESVVFDYKDGYCTKAWYFDEKRCCPRGRTECEEWKTWSQALSYHPFGEKWTDFLFYVGGVVLLACASCWVALWTKTVVPSAYRLTTLDENLAAESAHPVPDESPGDESASPRQVVDRKPANPPMVYYSAAGSGVAEVRVILSGFVLHGFLGLRTLIFKMVSLILSVSSGLSIGKEGPFVHMATCVGNIACRLFAKYDRNDAKRREVLSAAAAAGVAVAFGAPLGGVLFGLEEVSYFFPAKTLFRTFFACIIAALSLKFLNPYGTHKIVMFEIRYLIDWEYFELGSFIFVGVVGGAMGALFIKASKYWAQSFRRIRVIKAYPMLEVFLVAVVTGLLSYWNPLTKVSVQKLLLNLASPCDRTRIDGLGLCPRSMDDIPSILSTLILAFLIKGFLTVIAFGIKVPAGIYIPSMVVGGLMGRIVGHLAQWLVLATPEWSVWGGCATAADGTCIQPGVYGLIAAGATMCGVTRLSVTLAVILFELTGSLDYVLPFSLSILVAKWTADAIEPCSIYDLLTNMNAYPFLNNKDKPIFSGDLSDLVRRYRRERIIDITNSPSVPASSLRSQLEILHLHGELDGGLPILRDNVLVGLIPAPDLQYALDQLQDEGSSHCLMDQVQSFDEDDDIVGPDPTDFTQYIDPAPVALDIRSPIDLAWECFVKLGLRYICVLRDGKYAGMIHKKTFVKYTRELEDKQGGH